One stretch of Streptomyces zhihengii DNA includes these proteins:
- a CDS encoding polyprenyl synthetase family protein, with protein MSPGRAATAALPAGPVAPGGGAAAALERSRRLVVPALARALGELDPWTGEMAAYAFGWQDVRGTPAPGASPGKGVRRTLAVLGAEAAGAPGGAAVPGAVAVELVHAFSLLHDDLMDGDETRRRRPALWKAYGAGPAVLAGDALFALAVRTVALTADGVAPAAMRRLSVALADLVRGQARDLASEGRPWLGPDAVSPREYGVTAELKTGSLLGCAVASGALLGGAGEETVHALDLMGRHAGVAFQLVDDVLGIWGDPGVTGKPVHGDLRRGKKSYPLLAALADGGRAARELSALLAESEEGAGGASFPGARGGHDPAEGGMDDARAALAAALAEAAGGRAAALAEAGRRLATARACLRAVPLDPGAADAIDDLLTRLRERTS; from the coding sequence CCGCGGCGGCCCTGGAGCGCAGCCGGCGGCTGGTGGTGCCCGCGCTGGCGCGCGCACTCGGTGAACTGGACCCGTGGACCGGGGAGATGGCCGCGTACGCGTTCGGCTGGCAGGACGTGCGGGGCACCCCGGCGCCCGGCGCGTCCCCGGGCAAGGGCGTGCGCCGGACGCTCGCGGTGCTCGGGGCGGAGGCGGCCGGCGCTCCGGGCGGGGCGGCCGTGCCCGGAGCGGTCGCGGTCGAACTCGTCCACGCGTTCTCGCTGCTGCACGACGACCTGATGGACGGCGACGAGACGCGGCGCCGCAGGCCCGCTCTGTGGAAGGCGTACGGGGCCGGTCCGGCGGTCCTCGCGGGCGACGCGCTGTTCGCGCTCGCGGTGCGGACGGTGGCGCTCACCGCGGACGGCGTCGCGCCCGCGGCGATGCGCCGGCTGTCGGTCGCGCTGGCCGACCTGGTCCGCGGGCAGGCGCGCGACCTGGCGTCCGAGGGCCGGCCCTGGCTGGGGCCCGACGCGGTGAGCCCGCGGGAGTACGGGGTCACCGCGGAGCTCAAGACCGGTTCGCTGCTGGGCTGCGCGGTGGCGAGCGGCGCGCTCCTCGGCGGGGCGGGCGAGGAGACCGTGCACGCCCTCGACCTGATGGGCCGGCACGCCGGGGTGGCGTTTCAGCTCGTCGACGACGTCCTCGGGATCTGGGGCGACCCGGGGGTGACGGGCAAGCCCGTCCACGGTGATCTGCGGCGCGGGAAGAAGAGCTACCCGCTGCTCGCCGCGCTGGCGGACGGGGGCCGCGCCGCGCGGGAGCTCTCCGCTCTGCTGGCCGAGTCCGAAGAGGGGGCGGGCGGGGCGTCCTTCCCTGGTGCGCGAGGCGGGCACGATCCGGCGGAGGGGGGCATGGACGACGCCCGCGCCGCACTGGCCGCCGCACTGGCCGAGGCGGCGGGCGGGCGCGCGGCGGCACTGGCCGAGGCCGGCCGCCGGCTCGCGACCGCGCGCGCCTGCCTGCGCGCGGTGCCGCTCGATCCGGGGGCGGCGGACGCGATCGACGACCTGCTGACCCGGCTGCGCGAGCGCACGAGCTGA
- a CDS encoding TetR/AcrR family transcriptional regulator, which translates to MAEDRRTRRSRRALGAALVELVLERGCAALTVEDITERADVARATFYAHFRDKEDLFARVTADLLAGLGERLEPAVADSRVGFTGKPVLEMLRHAREERDLYRIVLRGEGDGKPLQMFTDAVARATAQEFRARAERNAVQPRIDPELLARVWVGEQISVLRWWVEQDTPSLPAEEVVRMLLDLALRGRYWASGFDTRD; encoded by the coding sequence GTGGCCGAGGACAGACGGACGAGGCGCTCACGCCGCGCCCTGGGGGCCGCCCTGGTGGAACTGGTGCTGGAGCGCGGCTGCGCGGCGCTGACCGTCGAGGACATCACCGAGCGGGCGGACGTGGCCCGTGCCACGTTCTACGCCCACTTCCGCGACAAGGAGGACCTGTTCGCCCGGGTGACGGCCGACCTGCTGGCCGGGCTCGGCGAGCGCCTGGAGCCCGCCGTCGCCGACAGCCGGGTCGGCTTCACCGGGAAGCCGGTCCTGGAGATGCTGCGGCACGCCCGGGAGGAGCGCGACCTGTACCGGATCGTCCTGCGGGGCGAGGGCGACGGCAAACCTCTCCAGATGTTCACGGATGCCGTCGCGCGGGCGACGGCCCAGGAGTTCCGCGCCCGCGCGGAGCGCAACGCGGTGCAGCCCCGCATCGACCCCGAACTGCTGGCCCGCGTATGGGTGGGCGAGCAGATCTCCGTGCTGCGCTGGTGGGTCGAGCAGGACACGCCGTCGCTGCCGGCCGAGGAGGTCGTGCGGATGCTGCTCG
- a CDS encoding acyl-CoA dehydrogenase family protein: MTFSLRPAYDDPRTAELVDRLRDYIDGELADYERERGITPSGRLTRADLEPVWRRSRELGFYGIHLPAEYGGQGLDHTRLAALKEELGASGRVLASSVLGDMGGPLRAGDILRHATRHQLDTYLLPLIRGERACCFSLTEADAGSDVRSMSTVAVRDGDAYRLTGHKVFSSAGPFADFAIVVARMAGEDEPTDGKPRFSAFLVDLDSPGCRVEDGAVPMSGEHIESDIVLDDCRVPAANLLGEEGEGMRIALGRVTTNRLLHCPTVLGATRRALDLTLDRARTRLVAQGRPLLSLQAIQHKVADMATELYAARSMTYAALAALDQGREVHTEAFMCKLFVAESAFRILDEAVQIHGKEGLTQGHEIEFLFRKIRMFRVLTGTSEIQRNGIARALAFQH, translated from the coding sequence GTGACCTTCTCCCTCCGCCCCGCCTACGACGACCCCCGCACGGCGGAACTCGTCGACCGCCTGCGCGACTACATTGACGGCGAACTCGCCGACTACGAGCGCGAGCGCGGCATCACCCCGTCCGGCCGCCTCACCCGCGCCGATCTCGAACCGGTCTGGCGCCGCAGCCGCGAACTCGGCTTCTACGGCATCCATCTGCCCGCGGAGTACGGCGGGCAGGGTCTCGACCACACCCGGCTCGCCGCGCTGAAGGAGGAACTCGGCGCCAGCGGACGCGTCCTGGCGAGCAGCGTCCTCGGCGACATGGGCGGCCCGCTGCGCGCGGGCGACATCCTCCGCCACGCCACCCGGCACCAGCTCGACACCTATCTGCTGCCGCTGATCCGCGGCGAGCGCGCCTGCTGCTTCTCCCTCACCGAGGCCGACGCCGGCTCCGACGTGCGCTCCATGAGCACCGTCGCCGTCCGCGACGGCGACGCGTACCGGCTGACCGGGCACAAGGTCTTCTCCTCCGCCGGTCCGTTCGCCGACTTCGCCATCGTCGTCGCCCGCATGGCCGGGGAGGACGAACCGACCGACGGCAAGCCGCGGTTCTCCGCGTTCCTCGTCGACCTCGACAGCCCAGGCTGCCGCGTCGAGGACGGCGCCGTCCCGATGTCCGGCGAGCACATCGAGAGCGACATCGTCCTCGACGACTGCCGGGTGCCGGCCGCCAACCTGCTCGGCGAGGAGGGCGAGGGCATGCGCATCGCGCTCGGCCGGGTCACCACCAACCGGCTGCTGCACTGCCCCACCGTCCTCGGCGCCACCCGCCGGGCACTCGACCTCACACTGGACCGGGCCCGCACCCGCCTCGTCGCGCAGGGCAGGCCCCTGCTCTCCCTCCAGGCGATCCAGCACAAGGTCGCCGACATGGCGACCGAGCTCTACGCCGCGCGCTCCATGACCTACGCGGCGCTCGCCGCCCTCGACCAGGGCCGCGAGGTGCACACCGAGGCGTTCATGTGCAAGCTCTTCGTCGCCGAGTCCGCCTTCCGCATCCTCGACGAGGCCGTGCAGATCCACGGCAAGGAAGGGCTGACCCAGGGCCACGAGATCGAGTTCCTCTTCCGCAAGATCCGCATGTTCCGGGTGCTGACCGGCACCTCGGAGATCCAGCGCAACGGCATCGCGAGGGCCCTGGCCTTCCAGCACTGA
- a CDS encoding alkyl/aryl-sulfatase, whose product MTPMNRRGFVAATAGAAAAAVSPDPRTSQAAPGPNRPGTPSPTRTDGLPYDDTDDFADARRGFVAAFTGGPITTADGRTAWDPDAYRFLRDAGDRAPETVDPSLWRQARLLSEQGLYRVTDRIYQVRGLDLSNMTIVEGERGVIVIDPLISAETAAAALRLYRDHRGERPVTAMIYTHPHVDHFGGCRGVLPDGAGDVPVLAPEGFMEHAVSENVYAGPAMSRRASYMYGSRLPAGVTAQVGCGLGLTVSLGTIGLIPPTRSIRATGEETTLDGVRIRFQMTPGTECQEEMNFLFPDLRAVCMAENATHTMHNIVTLRGAQVRDAHAWAGYLTESISLYTGTADVAFASHHWPTWGNGAIVELLTHQRDLYGYVHDQTVRQINQGLTGTEIAENFRLPPRLEGVWANRGYYGSLSHNVKAVYQRYMGWFDGNPAHLWEHPPVEEARRWVESLGGQAAVRARARHYTDRGDLRFAVTLLNHAVFNDPGDKRARRDLAALYIRLGQTVENAVWRNFYLTGAQELAHGVAPAAGAAPGPDMQQALTVGQLIDGLAVRVNGPKAWDTELLIDWHIGADHWHLRLANGLLTWTTGPGRATGAGLTMTMTKAQLLRVLAGRGTDGITMDGDPALLTRLLSVLDRPAPAFPIVTP is encoded by the coding sequence ATGACGCCGATGAACAGGCGCGGCTTCGTCGCCGCCACGGCCGGCGCGGCGGCCGCCGCCGTCTCGCCCGACCCCCGGACCTCACAGGCCGCACCGGGCCCCAACCGGCCCGGCACACCGTCACCGACGCGCACGGACGGCCTCCCCTACGACGACACGGACGACTTCGCCGACGCCCGCAGGGGCTTCGTCGCCGCGTTCACCGGCGGACCGATCACCACCGCCGACGGCAGGACCGCCTGGGACCCGGACGCCTACCGCTTCCTCCGGGACGCCGGCGACCGGGCCCCCGAGACCGTGGACCCCAGTCTGTGGCGGCAGGCGCGCCTGCTGTCGGAGCAGGGCCTCTACCGGGTCACCGACCGGATCTACCAGGTCAGGGGCCTGGACCTGTCCAACATGACGATCGTCGAGGGCGAGCGGGGCGTCATCGTCATCGACCCGCTCATCTCCGCCGAGACGGCCGCCGCCGCGCTGCGCCTCTACCGCGACCACCGCGGCGAGCGGCCCGTCACGGCGATGATCTACACCCACCCGCACGTCGACCACTTCGGCGGCTGCCGGGGCGTCCTGCCGGACGGCGCCGGGGACGTACCCGTCCTGGCCCCCGAGGGCTTCATGGAACACGCCGTCAGCGAGAACGTCTACGCGGGCCCGGCCATGTCCCGACGCGCCTCCTACATGTACGGCTCCCGGCTCCCCGCCGGCGTCACCGCACAGGTCGGATGCGGCCTCGGCCTGACCGTCTCGCTGGGCACCATCGGCCTGATCCCGCCCACCCGCTCGATCCGGGCCACCGGCGAGGAGACGACCCTCGACGGGGTCCGGATCCGCTTCCAGATGACACCCGGAACCGAGTGCCAGGAGGAGATGAACTTCCTCTTCCCCGACCTGCGCGCCGTCTGCATGGCCGAGAACGCCACCCACACCATGCACAACATCGTGACCCTGCGCGGCGCCCAGGTGCGCGACGCCCACGCCTGGGCCGGCTACCTCACCGAGTCGATCAGCCTGTACACCGGCACCGCCGACGTGGCCTTCGCCTCCCACCACTGGCCCACCTGGGGGAACGGCGCCATCGTTGAACTCCTCACCCACCAGAGGGACCTGTACGGCTACGTCCACGACCAGACCGTCCGGCAGATCAACCAGGGCCTGACCGGCACCGAGATAGCCGAGAACTTCCGGCTGCCGCCGCGACTGGAAGGCGTCTGGGCCAACCGCGGCTACTACGGCTCCCTCAGCCACAACGTCAAGGCGGTGTACCAGCGCTACATGGGCTGGTTCGACGGCAACCCCGCCCATCTGTGGGAACACCCCCCGGTCGAGGAGGCCCGCCGCTGGGTCGAGTCCCTCGGCGGCCAGGCCGCGGTCCGTGCCCGCGCCCGGCACTACACGGACCGGGGAGACCTCCGCTTCGCCGTCACCCTGCTCAACCACGCCGTCTTCAACGATCCCGGGGACAAGCGGGCCCGCCGTGACCTGGCCGCGCTCTACATCCGCCTCGGGCAGACGGTCGAGAACGCCGTCTGGCGCAACTTCTACCTCACCGGCGCGCAGGAGCTCGCCCACGGTGTCGCCCCCGCCGCCGGAGCCGCCCCCGGGCCCGACATGCAGCAGGCCCTGACGGTCGGCCAGCTCATCGACGGCCTCGCCGTCCGGGTGAACGGACCGAAGGCGTGGGACACCGAGCTCCTGATCGACTGGCACATCGGCGCCGACCACTGGCACCTCCGCCTCGCGAACGGGCTCCTCACCTGGACCACCGGCCCCGGCCGGGCCACCGGCGCCGGGCTCACCATGACGATGACCAAGGCGCAGCTGCTGCGCGTGCTCGCCGGCCGGGGCACCGACGGCATCACCATGGACGGCGACCCCGCCCTGCTCACCCGGCTGCTGTCCGTCCTCGACAGGCCCGCCCCCGCCTTCCCGATCGTCACGCCCTGA
- a CDS encoding PP2C family protein-serine/threonine phosphatase, translating to MLSLRGLTGSRLLLTAVVGVVAVVAGVVAVVGMVLSAHHDEAAGRIETRWGPAVAELGAVRAAAGDFRAAALAGAAGRDLRGDPRQEMGGHLTALRRLADGADTEVRLRTADVGRSVTRWLDGAGRTGTADGRAVFALPAAAAGTDPAEGTYAAVDARTVALAALLERRRAEDVESTAWHMKGVMLYILGLAAALLLAAVVAAVVLQRRYLAPAGALAQDLRRTSSGDTTAGRADPSRRGWLGRLTREADRVRERLARSERASRRDQEALVQVGPAVRGLHEILAARDDPGPGILTAGDVRAAEGLIAGDYLGTVPLTDGTTAVFLGDVCGHGVAAGLLAVRLKSVVMVGLRLGAGLDTCVRAVHHALAGEEERFTTLTVAVLDPRRSTLTWVNAGHEEPFLRRTDGTLERLATTGPIVHPLLPAPPGTWGTRSTRLDPGDLLVLSTDGLTEGRGGSGEEFGEQRVAGVLSGLADPSPLAAVTTLYTAAERFAIDWARDDVSLLAAALGPAKPAAAGPPRVETAATQPLGPSADRAEPPPRPRPDPLA from the coding sequence GTGCTGTCGCTGCGTGGTCTGACGGGATCGAGGCTGCTGCTCACCGCCGTGGTCGGCGTGGTGGCCGTGGTGGCGGGCGTCGTCGCCGTGGTGGGGATGGTGCTGAGCGCCCACCACGACGAGGCCGCGGGGCGGATCGAGACCCGCTGGGGCCCGGCCGTCGCGGAACTCGGCGCCGTCCGCGCGGCGGCGGGGGACTTCCGCGCCGCCGCTCTCGCCGGAGCCGCCGGCCGGGACCTGCGCGGCGACCCCCGGCAGGAGATGGGCGGCCATCTCACCGCGCTCCGGCGGCTGGCGGACGGTGCCGACACCGAGGTACGCCTGCGGACCGCGGACGTCGGCCGCAGTGTGACCAGGTGGCTGGACGGCGCCGGCCGCACCGGCACGGCGGACGGCCGCGCCGTCTTCGCGCTGCCCGCGGCCGCCGCCGGCACCGATCCCGCCGAGGGCACCTACGCGGCCGTCGACGCCCGGACCGTCGCGCTCGCGGCCCTGCTGGAGCGGCGCCGGGCCGAGGACGTCGAGAGCACGGCATGGCACATGAAGGGAGTGATGCTCTACATCCTCGGCCTCGCCGCCGCGCTGCTGCTCGCCGCGGTCGTCGCCGCGGTGGTGCTCCAGCGCCGCTACCTCGCCCCCGCGGGCGCCCTCGCCCAGGACCTGCGGCGCACCTCAAGCGGCGACACGACCGCCGGCAGGGCGGACCCCAGCCGCCGGGGCTGGCTCGGCCGTCTCACCCGGGAGGCCGACCGGGTACGCGAACGCCTGGCCAGGTCCGAGCGCGCGTCCCGCCGTGACCAGGAGGCCCTCGTCCAGGTCGGGCCCGCGGTCAGGGGCCTGCACGAGATCCTCGCCGCCCGCGACGACCCCGGCCCCGGCATCCTCACGGCCGGCGACGTGCGCGCGGCCGAGGGCCTGATCGCGGGCGACTACCTCGGCACCGTGCCCCTGACGGACGGGACCACCGCCGTCTTCCTCGGCGACGTCTGCGGCCACGGCGTGGCCGCGGGCCTGCTCGCCGTGCGCCTCAAGAGCGTCGTCATGGTCGGCCTGCGCCTCGGCGCCGGTCTGGACACCTGCGTCCGCGCGGTGCACCACGCCCTGGCCGGGGAGGAAGAACGCTTCACCACCCTGACCGTGGCCGTGCTGGACCCTCGGCGGTCCACGCTCACCTGGGTCAACGCCGGCCACGAGGAGCCGTTCCTGCGCCGCACCGACGGCACCCTCGAACGGCTGGCGACCACCGGCCCGATCGTCCACCCGCTGCTGCCCGCCCCGCCCGGCACCTGGGGGACGCGCTCCACCCGCCTCGACCCGGGGGACCTGCTGGTGCTGTCCACCGACGGCCTCACCGAAGGCCGTGGCGGCAGCGGCGAGGAGTTCGGCGAGCAGCGGGTCGCCGGCGTCCTGTCCGGACTCGCGGACCCGAGCCCCCTCGCCGCCGTCACCACCCTCTACACGGCCGCCGAACGGTTCGCCATCGACTGGGCGCGGGACGACGTCAGCCTCCTCGCCGCCGCGCTCGGCCCGGCGAAACCGGCCGCCGCCGGACCCCCGCGCGTGGAGACGGCCGCGACACAGCCCCTGGGACCGTCCGCCGACCGCGCGGAGCCGCCCCCGCGACCCCGACCGGACCCCCTCGCATGA
- a CDS encoding glycoside hydrolase family 13 protein, with amino-acid sequence MPVNATGPADAWWSRAVVYQVYPRSFADSNADGIGDLQGVIERLDYIAQLGVDVLWLSPVYPSPHDDNGYDISDYQDIDPLFGTLDDFDRLLAAVHERGMKLVMDLVVNHTSDEHPWFTASRDGGPAGPRRDWYVWRPACDGMRPGTPGAEPNNWGSFFSGPTWTYDETSGEYYLHLFSRKQPDLNWENPDVRQAVYAMMRWWLERGVDGFRMDVINLISKTPGLPDGAVHEGDRYGDGSPHYICGPRIHEFLAEMHREVFADHPRRLLTVGEMPGVTVEEARLFTDPARREVDMVFQFEHVGLDQGPGGKFDVRPLKLTDLKASLGRWQTGLGDTGWNSLYWTNHDQPRVVSRFGDDSPAFRERSAKLLATVLHLHRGTPYVYQGEELGMANAPFASIEDFRDIESLNHHAEQTALGADAERVLAGLRRRGRDNARTPMQWDATDHAGFTTGTPWIAVNPDHRTVNAEAQLADPDSVFHHYRRLIDLRHTEPALTHGDFQMLHPDHEQLYAFTRHDAASGTELLVLANFSGADLTVDLPEGWEHSETLIANIPATTALTARHTLHPWEARVHRCRT; translated from the coding sequence GTGCCCGTGAACGCAACCGGCCCCGCGGACGCCTGGTGGAGCCGCGCCGTGGTCTACCAGGTCTATCCGCGCAGCTTCGCCGACTCCAACGCGGACGGAATCGGTGATCTGCAAGGCGTCATCGAGCGCCTCGACTACATCGCCCAGCTCGGTGTCGACGTGCTGTGGCTCTCCCCGGTCTACCCGTCCCCGCACGACGACAACGGCTACGACATCAGCGACTACCAGGACATCGACCCGCTGTTCGGAACCCTCGACGACTTCGACCGGCTCCTGGCCGCCGTCCACGAGCGCGGCATGAAGCTCGTCATGGACCTCGTCGTCAACCACACCTCCGACGAGCACCCCTGGTTCACCGCCTCACGCGACGGCGGCCCCGCCGGCCCGCGGCGCGACTGGTACGTCTGGCGCCCCGCCTGCGACGGTATGCGGCCGGGCACCCCCGGAGCCGAACCCAACAACTGGGGATCCTTCTTCTCCGGCCCCACCTGGACGTACGACGAGACCAGCGGCGAGTACTACCTGCACCTGTTCTCCCGCAAGCAGCCCGACCTCAACTGGGAGAACCCTGACGTCCGCCAGGCCGTGTACGCGATGATGCGCTGGTGGCTGGAGCGCGGCGTCGACGGCTTCCGCATGGACGTCATCAACCTCATCTCCAAGACGCCCGGCCTGCCCGACGGCGCCGTCCACGAAGGCGACCGGTACGGTGACGGCAGCCCCCACTACATCTGCGGCCCGAGGATCCACGAGTTCCTCGCCGAGATGCACCGCGAGGTCTTCGCGGACCATCCGCGACGGCTGCTGACCGTCGGCGAGATGCCCGGTGTCACCGTGGAGGAGGCCAGGCTGTTCACCGACCCCGCCCGCCGGGAGGTCGACATGGTCTTCCAGTTCGAGCACGTCGGCCTCGACCAGGGGCCCGGCGGCAAGTTCGACGTCCGCCCCCTGAAGCTGACCGACCTCAAGGCCAGCCTCGGGCGCTGGCAGACCGGGCTCGGCGACACCGGCTGGAACAGCCTGTACTGGACCAATCACGACCAGCCCCGCGTCGTATCCCGCTTCGGCGACGACAGTCCCGCCTTTCGGGAGCGCTCCGCGAAGCTGCTGGCCACCGTCCTCCACCTGCACCGCGGCACCCCCTACGTCTACCAGGGCGAGGAACTCGGCATGGCCAACGCCCCCTTCGCCTCGATCGAGGACTTCCGCGACATCGAGTCCCTCAACCACCACGCGGAGCAGACCGCCCTCGGCGCCGACGCGGAGCGTGTCCTGGCCGGCCTGCGCCGGCGCGGCCGCGACAACGCCCGCACCCCCATGCAGTGGGACGCCACCGACCACGCCGGCTTCACCACGGGAACGCCCTGGATCGCCGTCAACCCCGACCACCGCACCGTCAACGCCGAGGCCCAGCTCGCCGACCCCGACTCCGTCTTCCACCACTACCGCCGCCTGATCGACCTGCGCCACACCGAACCGGCGCTCACCCATGGCGACTTCCAGATGCTCCACCCCGACCACGAGCAGCTCTACGCCTTCACCCGCCACGACGCGGCCTCCGGCACCGAGCTGCTCGTCCTCGCGAACTTCAGCGGAGCCGACCTCACCGTCGACCTGCCCGAAGGCTGGGAGCACAGCGAAACCCTCATCGCCAACATCCCCGCCACCACGGCGCTCACAGCCCGGCACACCCTGCACCCCTGGGAGGCCCGCGTCCACCGCTGCCGCACCTGA
- a CDS encoding AMP-binding protein: MNLGTYLSRSARYWPHAPALVCGDRTWTFAALESSANALASALTTRGLRPGDAVASVAWNRGELVETEFALYKAGLTRAPVNARLGRGEIAHILRYAPVRALVYDAAHREDALAAIAEAGTGCLAVPLDEERDDTAPTVPSVPYATLLAEGDATVPFLVEQDENDPCVLNFTSGSTGALKAAVQTVGNRLANMRKLLMSDESRPRPGARYLACGPITHATGMGLLAGVFGGSATYVLPAWSPAAFLETVEKERITATFLVPAMVTTVLAHPGAGRHDLSSLTSVRIGGAPISPQRLREAVEFFGPVVAQGYGLGETTSVVAGLSADEIGRAVLDDPELLQSCGRASWDTEVRVVGEDGRELGPREVGEVIVRGPDCVREYWKEPELSAETFRDGWVHTGDLAWMREDGYLFIVDRKKDMIISGGFNIYCTEVEAALYEHPAVQEACVVGVPDEKWGEAVRAVVIAGPGDTGVTADELIAFCAERLDRFKKPRAVDFVTELPHNRNGKLDRKAVREPYWAHAARRVN; the protein is encoded by the coding sequence ATGAACCTCGGCACCTATCTGTCGCGCAGCGCCCGCTACTGGCCCCACGCCCCGGCCCTCGTCTGCGGCGACCGCACCTGGACCTTCGCCGCGCTGGAGAGCTCGGCGAACGCCCTGGCCTCCGCCCTGACCACCCGGGGCCTGCGCCCCGGCGACGCCGTGGCCTCGGTCGCCTGGAACCGCGGCGAACTGGTGGAGACCGAATTCGCCCTCTACAAGGCGGGCCTGACGAGGGCACCGGTCAACGCCCGCCTCGGCCGGGGCGAGATCGCGCACATCCTGCGCTACGCCCCCGTGCGCGCCCTGGTCTACGACGCCGCACACCGCGAGGACGCCCTCGCCGCGATCGCCGAGGCCGGCACCGGCTGCCTCGCCGTCCCGCTCGACGAGGAACGGGACGACACCGCCCCCACCGTGCCGTCGGTCCCCTACGCCACCCTGCTCGCCGAGGGCGACGCCACGGTCCCCTTCCTGGTCGAGCAGGACGAGAACGATCCCTGTGTCCTGAACTTCACGTCCGGCTCCACGGGCGCGCTGAAGGCCGCCGTGCAGACCGTCGGCAACCGGCTCGCGAACATGCGCAAGCTGCTGATGTCCGACGAGTCACGCCCCCGGCCCGGCGCCCGCTACCTCGCCTGCGGCCCCATCACCCATGCCACCGGCATGGGGCTGCTGGCCGGTGTGTTCGGCGGATCCGCGACCTACGTCCTGCCCGCGTGGAGCCCGGCCGCCTTCCTGGAGACGGTGGAGAAGGAGCGCATCACCGCCACCTTCCTCGTCCCGGCCATGGTCACCACCGTGCTCGCCCACCCCGGAGCCGGGCGCCACGACCTGTCGTCGCTCACCAGCGTGCGGATCGGCGGCGCGCCCATCTCGCCGCAGCGGCTGCGCGAGGCCGTGGAGTTCTTCGGCCCCGTCGTCGCCCAGGGGTACGGGCTCGGCGAGACCACCAGCGTGGTCGCCGGCCTCAGCGCCGACGAGATCGGTCGGGCCGTGCTGGACGACCCCGAACTGCTCCAGTCGTGCGGGCGCGCCTCCTGGGACACCGAGGTGCGCGTCGTCGGCGAGGACGGCCGCGAACTCGGCCCGCGCGAGGTCGGCGAGGTCATCGTGCGCGGCCCGGACTGCGTGCGCGAGTACTGGAAGGAGCCCGAGCTGTCGGCGGAGACCTTCCGCGACGGATGGGTGCACACCGGCGACCTCGCCTGGATGCGGGAGGACGGCTACCTCTTCATCGTCGACCGCAAGAAGGACATGATCATCTCCGGCGGCTTCAACATCTACTGCACCGAGGTCGAGGCCGCCCTCTACGAGCACCCCGCGGTCCAGGAGGCGTGCGTCGTCGGCGTCCCCGACGAGAAGTGGGGCGAGGCCGTCAGGGCCGTCGTCATCGCGGGCCCCGGGGACACCGGCGTCACCGCCGACGAGCTGATCGCGTTCTGCGCCGAACGCCTGGACCGCTTCAAGAAGCCCCGGGCCGTCGACTTCGTGACCGAGCTGCCCCACAACCGCAACGGCAAGCTCGACCGCAAGGCCGTGCGCGAACCGTACTGGGCCCACGCCGCCCGCCGCGTCAACTGA